From a single Paenibacillus sp. FSL W8-0426 genomic region:
- a CDS encoding leucine-rich repeat domain-containing protein: MKRIALLFVILILSIGGAGQAMAYPMSEQKNSIVEDSALETGLKLILNKPVDASLTPSDLQQLTVVDLSNMGIQSLAGLEYATNLTHLRLYGNELSDLTPVAHLTKLREIDVRNNYITSIDALGELQNLGRLYISNNSVTSIAVVRAFPRLHTFFASGNGITSIAPLEHAHDLKRVEVANNQLTDLSPISGLTKLQSLNVANNRIGSSGSLSELPESLLQLNVAGNDIVDAEPLAHLTNLRSLDVSNNRIEQIEAFGALNSLKELNAESNQIYDLRPLAALKKLQSLKLADNRIWDLSPIAKLNLSPGLTNGVQDISASSSAIGSLVPINEIEPAPLTIQHNYLDISSGSQTMQMLNQLNVREQKRSPQGSIQRLTEGSTTAYVGEKPYALDAAPFIDKGRTYVPLRFVSEHLNASVDWHPATEEVIISQGDQVIQWAAGHRQVNVNGNTIVNDAPLLIQNGKAFVPVRFISEQLETTVGYLADSRTILIFANKPPAQQPALQP; encoded by the coding sequence ATGAAAAGAATAGCTCTTTTATTTGTCATATTGATCCTCTCGATCGGAGGAGCCGGACAGGCGATGGCCTACCCCATGTCCGAGCAGAAGAATAGTATTGTGGAAGATTCCGCATTGGAAACCGGGCTCAAGCTCATTTTGAATAAACCCGTCGATGCCAGCCTGACCCCGTCCGATCTTCAGCAATTGACCGTAGTCGACCTGAGCAACATGGGGATCCAGAGTCTCGCCGGGCTTGAGTATGCAACGAATCTGACGCATCTGCGCTTGTACGGGAATGAATTGAGTGACCTCACGCCGGTTGCCCATCTGACGAAATTGCGGGAAATCGACGTGCGTAACAACTATATTACATCGATTGATGCTCTTGGCGAATTGCAGAACCTTGGACGGCTGTACATCAGCAACAATTCGGTGACTTCCATTGCCGTTGTTCGGGCTTTTCCGAGACTACATACATTCTTCGCCAGCGGAAACGGGATAACGAGCATTGCGCCGCTGGAACATGCGCATGATTTGAAACGGGTCGAGGTTGCCAACAATCAGCTCACAGACCTTTCGCCCATTAGCGGCCTTACCAAATTGCAATCCCTTAACGTTGCGAACAACCGGATTGGATCATCCGGCTCCTTGTCCGAGCTTCCGGAGTCGCTGCTCCAACTCAACGTCGCAGGCAATGATATCGTTGATGCCGAACCGCTCGCCCATTTGACCAACCTGCGGTCGCTGGACGTATCCAACAATCGGATCGAACAAATCGAGGCCTTCGGGGCATTGAACAGCCTGAAGGAGTTGAACGCGGAATCCAACCAGATTTATGATCTCCGACCGCTCGCAGCGCTGAAAAAATTGCAATCGTTGAAGCTTGCAGATAATCGAATATGGGATCTGAGCCCGATTGCGAAGCTGAATCTATCCCCTGGACTGACGAATGGCGTGCAGGATATTTCTGCCTCATCATCCGCCATAGGCTCTCTCGTCCCGATCAATGAAATCGAGCCTGCACCATTGACGATTCAGCATAACTACCTGGACATTTCCAGCGGCAGCCAAACCATGCAAATGCTGAACCAGCTTAACGTTCGCGAGCAGAAACGTTCTCCGCAGGGCAGTATTCAAAGGTTGACCGAAGGGTCGACCACGGCATACGTCGGAGAAAAACCCTATGCATTGGATGCTGCCCCTTTCATCGATAAAGGCAGGACTTACGTTCCACTGCGCTTTGTTTCCGAGCATCTGAACGCAAGCGTGGACTGGCATCCCGCCACAGAAGAGGTCATTATTTCTCAGGGCGATCAGGTCATTCAATGGGCGGCTGGCCACCGGCAAGTGAACGTGAACGGCAATACCATCGTAAATGATGCCCCATTGCTGATTCAAAACGGCAAAGCGTTCGTTCCGGTCCGGTTCATTTCCGAGCAGCTGGAAACGACGGTCGGTTATCTGGCCGACAGCAGAACCATTCTGATTTTCGCAAACAAACCACCGGCGCAGCAGCCGGCTTTGCAACCTTAA
- a CDS encoding ATP-binding protein, with the protein MKKTNTSTHLKMKYIWIILMTFAVLVGMRWFWTHQMFPVLRDHSPVNGELDLRNVDLDSAPLMYLNGEWDFYPHQLLTLQEIRSGKYDSIPIQVPGDWGDALNNSDNTSYGYGTYRLQIRMNPIPQPVSFWFKKLQASSEVEINGETVSALGTIGDIPEQYKPNSLSFTPSYDGNTTKIDLVVRIANFDSPHKGGIMVPAYFGSQAAMDFSRWYSIGFQLFIFLVLMLHGIYAGILFLINPCEKSLLYALLVTVSVGIAILSAYDNILMLWLPLNYTWGLKVHLIALLALSMFIILLFRKFTTRRSPSRWTRIYLAMLLAMMILTTVSPASFIYEIIHYRIFDWLYCTAFVWFITLSVKMVGQQQNDQDIIFILVSASCIISNLLWSFAELSFNVTTVFYPFDLIMALAGFSTYWFKKYFRNARLNVELNEQLIKADRIKDQFLANTSHELRTPLHGIMNIAHNVVSQEKGRLHPGSLQDMNLLITISRRMSHLIGDLLDVVRLKEHRIKLHPEPIRVQSIVPGVLSMLQFMTERKTITLHNDIPDSLPAVMADEKRLVQILHNLIHNALKFTETGMVTLSAEVRETKAIIHVSDTGIGMDKETLSRVFSPYEQGLSGDGHEQGIGLGLSICQQLVELHGGTLSARSEPSKGSTFTFSLPLANTDLSQVRPGIRMEPWEEAASPSTKLSAAAKSGSETNVAEWSEQNTKAAHASPAVLPLLQESPIHILAVDDDPINLKVLVSMLSSEPYTVTTAHSAREALELLDTRQWDLLVTDVMMPQMSGYELTQRVRERYSVSELPILLLTARSQPSDIYTGFSSGANDYVTKPVDALELKYRIKALIGLKQSINERLRIEAAYLQAQIQPHFLFNTLNSLIALSDIDTEKMHKFGDAFASFLRISFNYLNTGKLVELPHELELVQAYLYIEQERFGERLSIILNIEPGLNIMLPPLSVQPLVENAVQHGLLGRASGGTLTLTIAREKQSQAVRVEVHDNGVGMDSQLVKQLLDVSMQGKQGIGVANTNRRLIQLYGQGLTIRSEPGAGTSVSFVIPYQQPESHEHARS; encoded by the coding sequence ATGAAAAAAACAAACACGTCCACTCATCTCAAAATGAAATATATCTGGATCATCTTGATGACCTTTGCGGTATTAGTCGGCATGCGCTGGTTCTGGACCCATCAAATGTTCCCCGTTCTGCGGGATCATTCTCCTGTAAACGGCGAGCTTGATTTGCGAAATGTCGATTTGGACAGCGCACCGTTGATGTACCTGAACGGCGAATGGGATTTCTACCCTCATCAGCTGCTAACCCTTCAGGAAATCCGATCCGGAAAATACGATTCCATCCCTATACAGGTGCCCGGAGACTGGGGAGATGCGCTTAACAACAGCGATAATACCTCTTACGGGTACGGTACTTACAGGCTGCAAATTCGGATGAACCCGATTCCGCAGCCCGTTTCATTTTGGTTCAAGAAACTCCAGGCATCGTCCGAAGTGGAAATCAACGGCGAAACCGTATCTGCACTAGGTACAATCGGCGATATCCCGGAGCAATACAAACCCAACAGTCTATCATTCACCCCTTCTTATGACGGGAACACAACGAAGATTGACTTGGTCGTTCGGATTGCCAACTTTGACAGCCCGCATAAAGGAGGGATCATGGTGCCTGCCTATTTCGGATCACAGGCCGCCATGGACTTTTCCCGCTGGTATTCGATCGGCTTTCAGCTCTTTATATTTCTCGTGTTGATGCTTCACGGGATCTACGCCGGCATCCTTTTCTTGATCAACCCGTGCGAAAAATCCTTATTATACGCCTTGTTGGTTACCGTATCGGTAGGTATAGCCATTTTGTCCGCATACGATAACATTCTGATGCTGTGGTTGCCGCTCAATTATACATGGGGACTGAAAGTTCACCTGATTGCTCTGTTAGCCCTAAGCATGTTCATTATTTTATTGTTCCGAAAATTCACGACGCGACGTTCACCCAGCCGCTGGACCCGCATATACCTTGCCATGCTGCTTGCCATGATGATCCTGACTACCGTTTCGCCGGCGTCCTTCATTTACGAAATCATCCATTATCGTATCTTTGATTGGCTGTATTGCACCGCATTCGTCTGGTTTATAACGCTCTCGGTCAAAATGGTCGGACAACAGCAGAACGACCAAGACATCATTTTCATACTGGTGTCTGCTTCCTGCATCATTTCCAACCTGCTATGGAGCTTTGCGGAACTGTCATTTAACGTTACGACGGTCTTCTATCCGTTTGATCTGATCATGGCCCTCGCGGGATTCTCGACGTATTGGTTCAAAAAATACTTCCGCAATGCCAGATTGAACGTCGAGCTGAATGAACAGCTGATCAAAGCGGACCGCATCAAGGATCAGTTTCTGGCGAATACGTCCCATGAGCTAAGAACTCCCTTGCACGGCATCATGAATATCGCCCACAATGTCGTCTCGCAAGAGAAAGGCCGGCTGCATCCCGGCAGCCTGCAGGACATGAATCTGCTGATCACGATCAGCCGCCGCATGTCGCATCTTATTGGCGATCTGCTCGATGTCGTCCGGCTCAAGGAGCACCGCATCAAGCTGCATCCCGAGCCGATCCGGGTTCAGTCCATTGTGCCCGGAGTCCTGTCCATGCTGCAGTTTATGACTGAACGCAAAACCATAACGTTGCATAACGACATTCCCGATTCGCTGCCCGCCGTCATGGCGGACGAGAAACGACTGGTGCAAATTTTGCACAATCTGATCCATAATGCCTTGAAATTTACGGAGACCGGCATGGTGACTCTCTCTGCCGAGGTACGGGAAACAAAGGCGATCATCCATGTTTCGGACACGGGCATCGGCATGGACAAGGAGACCCTTTCGCGCGTTTTCTCCCCATACGAACAAGGCCTGTCCGGAGATGGCCATGAACAGGGCATTGGGCTCGGGCTGAGCATCTGCCAGCAGCTCGTTGAACTGCATGGCGGTACGCTAAGCGCTCGCTCCGAACCTTCCAAAGGTTCAACGTTTACGTTCAGTTTGCCGCTGGCCAATACGGATCTCAGCCAGGTACGACCGGGAATACGGATGGAGCCGTGGGAAGAAGCAGCCTCTCCCTCCACGAAGCTCTCTGCCGCGGCGAAATCAGGTTCAGAAACCAATGTGGCCGAATGGTCCGAGCAGAACACGAAGGCAGCTCACGCCTCACCTGCGGTTCTTCCTTTGCTGCAGGAAAGCCCGATTCACATTTTGGCCGTCGATGACGATCCGATCAACCTGAAGGTACTCGTCAGCATGCTTTCGTCTGAGCCTTATACCGTGACGACGGCCCATTCTGCCCGTGAAGCGTTGGAGCTGCTGGACACCCGACAATGGGACCTGCTGGTCACCGACGTGATGATGCCTCAGATGTCCGGATACGAGCTGACTCAAAGAGTACGTGAACGCTACTCCGTCTCCGAGCTGCCCATCTTGTTGTTAACGGCTCGCAGCCAGCCTTCGGACATCTATACCGGTTTCTCGTCCGGAGCGAACGATTACGTGACGAAACCAGTGGATGCGCTGGAACTGAAATACCGGATTAAAGCGCTGATCGGGCTGAAACAGTCCATCAACGAACGGCTTCGGATTGAAGCTGCCTATCTGCAGGCCCAGATCCAGCCTCATTTTCTGTTCAATACGCTGAACTCCCTCATTGCATTAAGCGATATCGATACAGAGAAGATGCACAAATTCGGGGATGCGTTTGCCTCCTTTCTAAGAATCAGCTTCAACTATCTCAATACGGGAAAACTGGTGGAGCTCCCTCATGAGCTGGAGCTGGTTCAGGCCTATCTGTACATTGAACAGGAACGGTTCGGGGAACGATTGTCCATCATCTTGAATATAGAGCCTGGCCTGAACATCATGCTGCCTCCGCTTTCCGTTCAACCCTTGGTCGAGAACGCCGTTCAGCATGGGTTGCTGGGCAGGGCGTCGGGCGGAACGCTAACCCTCACCATTGCCCGTGAGAAACAGAGTCAGGCCGTGCGGGTCGAGGTTCACGACAATGGCGTCGGCATGGACTCCCAATTGGTCAAGCAGCTGCTGGACGTTTCGATGCAAGGGAAACAGGGCATCGGGGTTGCCAATACGAACCGCAGGCTGATTCAGCTCTACGGACAGGGGCTGACCATTCGCAGCGAACCGGGTGCAGGTACATCCGTCTCGTTCGTTATCCCTTATCAACAGCCTGAATCCCATGAACATGCCAGGTCTTGA
- a CDS encoding aldo/keto reductase family oxidoreductase — translation MRTIKLGSSSLEVPVVAVGCMRINALSSKEAEHFVHSAIEAGANFFDHADIYGAGTCEEIFAEAVQMNPQVRENLILQSKCGIRKGMFDFSKEHILNSVDGILKRLKTEYLDVLLLHRPDALVEPEEVAEAFDLLEREGKVRHFGVSNQNPNQIELLKKYVKQPLVANQLQLSITNTTMISSGINVNMENDAAVNRDGSVLDYCRLHDITIQPWSPFQYGFFEGVFLGNEKFPELNAKIDEIAAKYGVTNTTIAIAWLLRHPAKMQPVTGTTTVSRLQDCIKAGEIDLTRQEWYDIYRAAGNILP, via the coding sequence ATGAGAACGATAAAGCTTGGAAGCAGCTCGCTTGAGGTGCCGGTTGTAGCCGTGGGCTGCATGCGAATCAATGCACTGAGCAGCAAGGAAGCGGAGCATTTCGTCCACTCGGCCATCGAAGCGGGCGCGAACTTCTTTGATCATGCCGACATCTACGGGGCAGGGACATGCGAAGAGATTTTTGCCGAAGCTGTCCAGATGAATCCCCAAGTGAGGGAAAATCTGATTCTCCAGTCCAAATGCGGCATTCGCAAGGGCATGTTCGACTTCTCCAAAGAACATATCCTGAATTCGGTGGACGGTATTTTGAAACGCCTCAAAACCGAATATCTCGATGTTTTGCTGCTGCATCGTCCCGATGCTCTGGTGGAGCCGGAGGAAGTGGCCGAAGCATTCGATCTGCTTGAGCGCGAAGGCAAAGTGCGCCATTTCGGGGTGTCCAACCAAAATCCGAACCAGATCGAACTGTTGAAAAAATATGTGAAACAACCGCTGGTTGCCAACCAGCTTCAATTGAGCATTACGAATACAACGATGATCTCCAGCGGGATCAACGTGAATATGGAAAACGACGCCGCCGTCAACCGCGATGGCAGCGTGCTGGATTATTGCCGTCTGCACGACATTACGATTCAGCCATGGTCCCCGTTCCAATACGGATTCTTCGAAGGCGTATTCCTTGGCAACGAGAAGTTCCCGGAGCTGAATGCCAAGATCGACGAAATTGCCGCGAAATACGGCGTGACCAATACAACGATTGCCATTGCCTGGCTGCTGCGTCATCCGGCCAAAATGCAGCCGGTGACGGGAACGACGACCGTTAGCCGTTTGCAAGACTGCATCAAGGCCGGCGAGATCGATCTTACCCGTCAGGAATGGTATGACATTTATCGCGCAGCAGGCAACATTTTGCCGTAA
- a CDS encoding glycoside hydrolase family 30 protein, with the protein MSLKVRAYSTTPDTPWKESVLKPTNESANLKVSNELYQEVEGFGGCFNELGYIALSHLNEEQRHELFHSLFHPDGEHKFTICRLPIGASDYATEWYSHNETDGDLAMEHFSIERDFKYLIPYIKEALSYNPNLQLFASPWSPPTWMKTPKAYNYGTLRWEKDILDAYALYFVKFVQAYQEAGITIHQVHVQNEVIADQKFPSCKWTGEQLREFIAEHLGPAFEKHGLDTEIWLGTINAPDPWEELIHKKTNDFDEFAGLVLSDPQAYSYIKGVGYQWAGKHAIQRTVASYPELRYMQTENECGDGNNSWMYAKYVFNLFQHYFANGVNAYVYWNMVLEPKGRSTWGWEQNSMVTVDPANQRVIRNPEYYVMKHYAHHIVPGARRVGLSGPWSGKATAFRNPDGSLVVVINNPFSDNRELLLAHAGQTFRIELEAESFNSIVLSTS; encoded by the coding sequence ATGTCCCTGAAGGTGCGCGCGTATTCGACGACGCCGGATACCCCGTGGAAGGAAAGTGTATTAAAACCGACAAATGAAAGCGCTAACTTAAAAGTGTCGAACGAACTTTACCAGGAGGTGGAGGGGTTTGGCGGATGTTTTAACGAGCTTGGGTATATAGCCCTGTCCCATCTGAACGAAGAGCAGCGGCACGAACTCTTCCACTCCCTGTTCCACCCTGACGGTGAACATAAATTCACGATTTGCCGACTGCCCATCGGTGCAAGCGATTACGCGACAGAATGGTACAGCCATAACGAAACCGATGGCGATTTGGCCATGGAACATTTTTCGATCGAACGAGATTTCAAATATTTAATTCCTTATATCAAGGAGGCCTTATCCTACAATCCGAACCTGCAGCTATTCGCTTCTCCATGGAGTCCGCCGACCTGGATGAAAACGCCGAAAGCCTACAACTACGGCACGCTGCGCTGGGAAAAGGATATTTTGGATGCATATGCGCTGTATTTCGTGAAATTTGTGCAGGCGTACCAAGAAGCCGGGATAACCATCCATCAGGTCCATGTGCAAAACGAGGTTATCGCGGATCAGAAATTCCCTTCCTGCAAATGGACGGGCGAACAGCTGCGCGAATTCATTGCGGAGCACCTTGGGCCTGCATTCGAAAAGCACGGCCTGGACACGGAAATCTGGCTGGGCACGATCAATGCCCCCGATCCCTGGGAAGAGCTGATCCACAAAAAAACGAACGATTTCGACGAGTTTGCTGGACTTGTCCTTAGCGATCCCCAGGCATACTCCTACATTAAAGGCGTCGGTTATCAATGGGCGGGGAAACACGCCATACAACGCACGGTAGCGAGCTATCCCGAACTCCGGTACATGCAAACCGAAAACGAGTGCGGCGATGGAAACAACTCCTGGATGTACGCCAAGTACGTATTCAACCTGTTTCAGCACTATTTCGCCAACGGAGTGAATGCATATGTGTACTGGAACATGGTTCTTGAGCCCAAAGGTCGCAGCACATGGGGATGGGAGCAAAATTCCATGGTTACCGTCGATCCGGCAAACCAACGAGTGATCCGCAATCCGGAATACTACGTCATGAAGCATTATGCCCACCACATCGTTCCCGGTGCGCGCCGCGTCGGGCTATCCGGCCCCTGGAGCGGCAAAGCTACGGCTTTCCGCAACCCGGATGGGAGCCTGGTCGTTGTTATCAACAATCCGTTCAGCGATAACCGGGAGCTGCTGCTTGCCCATGCGGGCCAGACATTCCGAATAGAACTGGAAGCCGAGTCTTTTAATAGCATCGTCCTTTCGACTTCTTGA